A genomic window from Candidatus Thiocaldithrix dubininis includes:
- a CDS encoding DUF599 domain-containing protein, producing the protein MSGSFCRKNPLMPHTEYLFLALSLFLLLSYHFILRWMIRHKPMHTEIGVNSCVRRAWVKHMMQRPTGDVLAVQTLRNTLMSASFFASSAILLVAGLLSFTVTEKNLESFNHVLNLFGYHEFHMVLTRLLVLISLFFFAFFNFLLTMRYYNNLGFMLNALGQVDRRVLSEQLVSNAMQRGALHFTLGIRTLMLVLPFGLWLLGAVWLLVGTVILLIMLYHIDYPHYLRHTHTECHAQSLSTVETKA; encoded by the coding sequence ATGTCTGGCTCGTTTTGCAGGAAAAATCCGCTAATGCCGCATACAGAATATCTTTTCTTAGCTTTATCCCTCTTCTTACTGCTTAGCTATCATTTTATATTACGCTGGATGATTAGACATAAACCCATGCATACTGAAATTGGCGTGAATAGTTGTGTACGCCGTGCTTGGGTTAAACACATGATGCAGCGCCCAACTGGGGATGTTTTGGCTGTGCAAACCTTACGCAATACCTTAATGTCTGCCAGCTTCTTTGCATCCTCCGCCATTTTACTCGTGGCAGGCTTACTCAGTTTTACCGTCACGGAAAAGAATTTAGAAAGCTTTAATCACGTCTTAAATCTGTTTGGATACCATGAGTTTCACATGGTGTTAACTCGTTTATTAGTACTCATCAGCTTATTCTTTTTCGCCTTCTTCAACTTTCTACTGACTATGCGTTATTACAATAACCTCGGCTTTATGTTGAATGCGCTAGGGCAAGTTGATCGACGCGTGTTATCAGAACAATTAGTCAGCAATGCCATGCAACGCGGGGCATTACACTTTACCTTAGGTATCCGCACACTCATGTTAGTATTGCCGTTTGGTTTATGGTTATTGGGTGCAGTGTGGTTATTAGTGGGCACGGTCATTTTGTTAATCATGTTATACCACATCGACTACCCGCATTATTTGCGGCATACACATACAGAATGTCACGCGCAAAGCCTATCAACAGTAGAAAC